In one Winogradskyella sp. MH6 genomic region, the following are encoded:
- a CDS encoding acyl-CoA dehydrogenase, which yields MDFSLTEEHLMIRDAARDFAQTELLPGVIERDNAQTFPDELVRKMGELGFMGIMVDPKYGGSGMDAISYVLIMEELSKIDASASVMVSVNNSLVCYGLEAYGSEEQKQKYLTKLATGECIGAFCLSEPEAGSDATSQKTTAIDMGDHYVINGTKNWITNGGRAEVYLVIAQTDREKGHRGINAFIVEKGTPGFDIGPKEDKLGIRGSDTHTLQFNDVKVPKENRIGEDGFGFKFAMKTLSGGRIGIAAQALGIASGAYELALKYSKERKAFGTEISNHQAIAFKLADMATEIEAARMLVMKAAWDKDQGNNYDMSSAMAKLYASKVAMEQSVEAVQIHGGNGFVKEYHVERLMRDAKITQIYEGTSEIQKIVISRGVLKD from the coding sequence ATGGATTTTAGCTTAACTGAAGAACATTTAATGATTCGTGATGCGGCGAGAGATTTTGCTCAAACAGAATTACTTCCTGGTGTTATAGAACGCGATAATGCACAAACATTTCCGGACGAGTTGGTTCGAAAAATGGGCGAATTAGGATTTATGGGTATCATGGTAGACCCAAAGTATGGTGGTAGTGGTATGGATGCCATTTCTTATGTCTTAATCATGGAAGAATTATCTAAAATAGATGCTTCTGCTTCGGTTATGGTTTCAGTTAACAATTCTTTAGTTTGTTATGGTCTTGAAGCTTATGGATCTGAAGAACAAAAACAAAAATATTTGACAAAACTTGCTACCGGCGAATGTATTGGAGCTTTTTGTTTAAGTGAGCCTGAAGCTGGTAGTGACGCTACTTCTCAAAAAACAACAGCTATAGATATGGGAGACCATTACGTTATTAATGGTACCAAAAACTGGATTACAAATGGAGGAAGAGCTGAAGTTTATCTTGTAATTGCTCAAACTGACAGAGAAAAAGGACATAGAGGTATTAATGCATTTATTGTTGAAAAAGGAACTCCTGGTTTTGATATTGGTCCTAAGGAGGATAAATTAGGTATTAGAGGTAGTGATACGCATACTTTACAGTTTAATGATGTAAAAGTGCCTAAAGAAAATAGAATTGGTGAAGATGGATTTGGTTTTAAGTTTGCCATGAAGACACTTTCTGGAGGTCGTATTGGTATTGCTGCACAAGCATTAGGTATTGCTTCTGGTGCTTACGAGTTAGCTTTAAAATATAGTAAAGAACGTAAAGCGTTTGGAACAGAAATTTCTAATCACCAAGCAATAGCTTTTAAACTTGCCGACATGGCAACTGAAATTGAAGCTGCTCGTATGTTAGTAATGAAAGCGGCTTGGGATAAAGACCAAGGTAACAATTACGATATGTCTAGCGCTATGGCTAAACTTTATGCAAGTAAGGTTGCTATGGAACAAAGTGTTGAAGCGGTACAAATACATGGTGGAAATGGTTTTGTAAAAGAATACCATGTAGAGCGATTAATGCGTGATGCAAAAATCACTCAAATCTATGAAGGAACTTCTGAAATTCAGAAAATTGTAATCTCAAGAGGTGTTCTAAAAGATTAG
- a CDS encoding S8 family serine peptidase: MRKILFSAVLLFTFGAYAQELSSDISEENKQLLTELREQENLRKERVNTFLLNNPSVKATLVNDGTRLIHIYDVYDGKPIYRSTDNLEAARATKTVELWVGGSMGLDLDGTGMTVGVWDGGPADNNHVEFQNSNNTGTRVTIIDAAVVDGDTGYSSHGTHVTGTISAKGVNPNAHGMASNVNVKSYNWTNDTSEMLSAVNAATNPIVLSNHSYGVPIDQGDGNQLDASFIGAYTSDAAAIDNITRNNPKYLPVMSAGNSGQVSYPGGMLAGYDKLTTDKNAKNSLIVANANPTTAEQPLFSGNYELTNLVINQGSSQGPTDDLRIKPDIAADGTNLESPTPNSTYSIFSGTSMAAPNTTGTLVLLQQYYNQLQGEYMNSSTLKALICHTAIDDISVTGPDPKFGWGFLNAREAAQTLTDADDSQAIVDELTLDQGGTYTYTFSAQAGEKLSATICWTDMPGNVSNGTVNDPTPRLVNDLDLRISDGTTTYMPWKLDFSGSAFTNSKGDNIVDNIERVDIDVPVTGVYTVTVTHKGTLQGTEGGPFDPQSQDFSLIITGNNLTLSVNENDLARKLAVYPNPSNGEFTITFESNLNSVNNNVKVDVYDLQGRLVYNNNFINNSSIFKENIVLENAKAGVYMVNISEGNRTTSHKLVIE; this comes from the coding sequence ATGAGAAAAATTTTATTTTCTGCTGTATTACTTTTTACTTTCGGAGCTTATGCCCAAGAATTAAGTAGTGATATTTCTGAAGAAAACAAACAACTCCTAACTGAACTTAGAGAACAAGAAAATTTAAGAAAAGAAAGAGTAAATACTTTTTTATTAAATAACCCTTCTGTTAAAGCTACTTTAGTCAATGATGGTACTAGATTAATACATATTTATGATGTTTATGACGGAAAGCCAATTTACAGATCTACAGACAACTTAGAAGCAGCAAGAGCAACCAAAACAGTAGAGTTGTGGGTTGGAGGAAGTATGGGCTTAGATTTGGATGGCACTGGGATGACCGTTGGTGTTTGGGATGGTGGTCCAGCAGATAATAATCATGTAGAATTTCAAAATTCTAATAATACCGGTACACGTGTTACTATAATTGACGCTGCTGTAGTAGATGGAGATACTGGCTATAGTTCTCATGGAACACATGTTACAGGAACTATTTCTGCTAAAGGAGTTAATCCTAATGCACATGGAATGGCTTCTAATGTTAACGTTAAATCTTACAACTGGACAAATGATACCTCAGAAATGCTTTCTGCTGTAAATGCAGCTACAAACCCTATTGTTTTATCTAATCACTCTTATGGTGTGCCAATAGACCAAGGTGATGGAAATCAATTAGACGCCTCATTTATAGGTGCTTACACGTCAGATGCTGCAGCAATAGATAATATTACAAGAAATAACCCTAAGTATTTACCAGTAATGTCTGCTGGTAATTCTGGTCAGGTTAGTTATCCTGGTGGAATGTTAGCTGGTTATGATAAGTTAACTACAGATAAAAACGCAAAAAACAGTTTAATAGTTGCTAATGCAAATCCTACTACAGCTGAACAACCACTTTTTAGTGGTAATTACGAATTAACTAATTTGGTTATTAACCAAGGTAGTAGTCAAGGACCAACAGACGATTTGCGTATTAAACCAGATATAGCTGCTGATGGCACAAACTTGGAGTCACCAACACCTAATTCTACCTATTCAATTTTTTCAGGAACTTCAATGGCAGCACCTAATACCACAGGAACTTTAGTTTTATTACAACAATATTACAATCAACTGCAAGGTGAGTACATGAACTCATCTACATTAAAAGCTTTAATATGTCACACTGCTATTGATGATATCTCAGTAACTGGTCCTGACCCAAAGTTTGGATGGGGATTCTTAAATGCTCGTGAAGCAGCACAAACACTTACAGATGCTGATGATTCTCAAGCTATTGTTGACGAATTGACTTTGGATCAAGGAGGTACATATACTTATACTTTTTCTGCCCAAGCTGGTGAAAAGTTATCGGCTACTATTTGTTGGACAGATATGCCTGGTAATGTGTCTAATGGTACAGTAAATGACCCAACTCCAAGATTAGTTAATGATTTAGATTTAAGAATCTCTGATGGTACAACCACATATATGCCATGGAAACTTGATTTTTCTGGAAGTGCTTTTACAAATTCTAAAGGGGATAATATTGTAGATAACATAGAGAGAGTTGATATTGATGTGCCTGTTACAGGTGTTTATACGGTAACTGTAACGCACAAAGGTACATTACAAGGAACGGAAGGTGGTCCTTTTGATCCTCAAAGTCAGGATTTTTCTTTAATTATTACAGGAAACAACCTAACGCTAAGCGTTAATGAGAATGATTTGGCTAGAAAATTAGCTGTGTATCCTAACCCATCTAATGGAGAGTTTACTATTACATTTGAGTCTAATTTAAATAGTGTTAATAATAATGTTAAAGTTGACGTTTATGATCTGCAAGGTAGACTTGTTTATAACAACAACTTTATAAACAATTCTTCTATTTTTAAAGAAAATATTGTTTTAGAAAATGCTAAAGCAGGTGTGTATATGGTAAATATTTCTGAAGGAAACAGAACTACCTCACACAAACTAGTTATTGAATAA
- a CDS encoding RagB/SusD family nutrient uptake outer membrane protein, with amino-acid sequence MKKKLIYGIMLTSMLFLGCNDEFLEGENSNVLTAETIAVYADDYPALLEGSLNGITSFIIEPFGVTGGRHYDFGQKAVDIWMDMTCGDMALSGSAYGWYNDTANLITPVDFTQEENEIIWIYYYRIISVANTVISSVGGNDAEPESDDAKRILGQAKAYRAYAYFYLLQLYQRSYDPAQEVLPFYNIDTYSLAKVPAGDIYDQVVDDLTSAIELLEGYSRGTAKNLIDKTVAQGFLAYTYAAMGMYPEAKVQADNLISAYSATTAGQLAFPGAGSGFNDVNTGSWIWGYDLTEDLGHQLIDWWGQIDCFTYSYAWAGDHKSIDDLLYSQISDNDVRKTQFGTGTAALQPINKFFDPGRTIGGQYIITTDLIHMRVDEFILLSAESAAKSSNEPAAKTMMIDFLTPRVGAAEASATITPLSGQALLDEIYLQTRIELWGEGKSYLAMKRNQATVTRGTNHVYRAGESFAYDSDEMSFQIPEVEIINNGLINGQN; translated from the coding sequence ATGAAAAAAAAGTTAATTTACGGAATTATGTTAACCTCAATGTTGTTTTTGGGGTGTAACGATGAATTTTTAGAAGGTGAGAACTCTAATGTCTTAACAGCAGAAACAATAGCAGTATATGCTGATGATTATCCTGCATTGTTAGAAGGTTCTTTAAATGGTATTACGAGTTTTATTATTGAACCATTTGGAGTAACTGGTGGTAGACATTATGATTTTGGGCAGAAAGCTGTTGATATTTGGATGGACATGACTTGTGGTGATATGGCGCTTTCAGGTAGTGCTTATGGTTGGTATAATGATACTGCTAACTTAATTACCCCTGTAGATTTTACGCAAGAAGAGAATGAGATAATTTGGATATACTATTACAGAATAATTAGTGTAGCTAACACAGTAATCTCATCTGTTGGAGGAAACGATGCTGAGCCTGAGAGTGATGATGCTAAGCGTATCTTAGGACAAGCAAAGGCTTATCGTGCCTATGCATATTTCTATTTACTACAATTGTATCAAAGATCTTATGATCCTGCGCAAGAAGTTTTACCTTTCTATAATATTGATACTTATAGTTTGGCTAAAGTGCCTGCAGGAGATATATACGATCAGGTAGTTGATGATTTAACTAGTGCTATTGAGTTACTAGAAGGTTATTCTAGAGGTACAGCTAAAAATTTAATTGATAAAACTGTAGCGCAAGGATTTTTAGCCTATACGTATGCTGCTATGGGAATGTATCCAGAAGCAAAAGTTCAAGCAGATAATTTAATTAGTGCTTATTCTGCAACTACAGCAGGTCAATTAGCATTCCCTGGTGCAGGTTCTGGTTTTAATGATGTAAACACAGGTTCTTGGATTTGGGGTTACGATTTAACTGAAGATTTAGGACACCAATTAATAGATTGGTGGGGACAAATAGATTGTTTTACTTATAGTTATGCATGGGCTGGTGATCATAAATCTATTGATGATTTACTCTATTCTCAAATATCTGATAATGACGTAAGAAAGACTCAGTTTGGAACAGGTACAGCAGCTTTACAACCAATTAACAAATTCTTTGATCCAGGTCGTACTATTGGTGGTCAGTATATCATTACAACAGATTTGATTCACATGAGAGTTGATGAGTTTATTCTCTTAAGTGCTGAATCTGCTGCTAAATCATCTAATGAACCAGCAGCTAAAACTATGATGATAGACTTTTTAACACCTCGTGTTGGTGCTGCAGAAGCTTCTGCTACCATTACACCTTTATCAGGTCAAGCTCTTCTTGATGAAATTTACTTACAAACTAGAATAGAACTTTGGGGTGAAGGTAAAAGTTATTTAGCAATGAAGCGTAACCAAGCAACGGTAACTCGTGGTACTAACCATGTATATCGTGCAGGCGAGTCTTTTGCTTATGATTCAGATGAAATGAGTTTCCAAATACCTGAAGTTGAAATTATTAACAACGGACTTATTAACGGCCAAAACTAA
- a CDS encoding helix-turn-helix domain-containing protein: protein MDINLELELAWNFVNNTNRNIFLTGKAGTGKTTFLHKLRKESSKRMVVVAPTGVAAINAKGVTIHSFFQLPFGPILPDSNLNSSSGFKRKFSKTKIDIIKSLDLLVIDEISMVRADLLDGIDKTLRRYKNRHKVFGGVQVLMIGDLQQLSPVINNNEWDLLKNYYKNSYFFSSNSYKECNAITIELKHIYRQDNPTFINILNEIRNNTLSKHSAEHLNKQYQPNFVPKDDDGYISLTTHNSKARDANLKALNDLKGKARTYKAKIEGKYPEHSFPNKEELKLKVGAQVMFIKNDSSPEKRYYNGKIGKVILLDKDEVVVHCPDDEYNIVTTYETWENIKYNIDDNTKSINEEKIGSYSQIPLRLAWSITIHKSQGLTFEKAIIDAEDAFAHGQTYVALSRCKSLEGLILKSKISASQIISDSNVLSFNEETEANQPNETILLESQQSYQLELISEIFNFYDFLFPINRILDVYYKNRNSIEGQIEVPLAAIKNTVTNFLKVSNSFNNQLKALVNDAELPEKSHNIQERFTKGIAYFIETTKANIQKQLQSFSFSTDNKALDKDITKQLDTLEELLTTKLLYFEGLKNGFNTISFLKLRSDAVFLTKQQPKKQRKTVIEGTQNVKLFELLKALRHNIALREDVAHYQVFTQKSLYAMCELLPTISQELKAVHGMGKTRVKKYGAEIIEVITEYINDNNIEVTNAVTLEDQKPKRQRGDSQKESLKLFKEGKTIEEIANHRELNENTIFGHLAGFIPSGKIKLTDLMTEDYYLELKTEIPKKTFENLSDLKHQLDDKFSYAEIRLVLNELSEN from the coding sequence ATGGATATTAATTTAGAACTTGAATTAGCTTGGAATTTTGTTAATAACACTAACAGAAATATTTTCTTAACAGGAAAAGCTGGGACAGGTAAAACAACCTTTCTTCATAAATTAAGAAAAGAGTCCTCAAAAAGAATGGTTGTTGTTGCACCCACAGGTGTCGCAGCTATTAATGCTAAAGGGGTTACAATTCATTCATTTTTTCAATTACCTTTTGGACCTATCTTACCAGATTCAAATTTAAATTCATCTTCAGGTTTTAAAAGAAAATTTAGTAAAACTAAAATTGATATTATTAAATCATTAGACTTATTAGTGATTGATGAAATTAGTATGGTTAGAGCTGATTTATTAGACGGTATAGATAAAACACTCCGTAGATATAAAAATAGACATAAAGTATTTGGTGGTGTTCAGGTGTTAATGATAGGTGATCTTCAGCAGTTGTCACCTGTAATAAACAATAACGAATGGGATTTATTAAAAAACTATTATAAGAATTCATATTTCTTTAGTAGTAATAGTTATAAGGAATGTAATGCCATAACCATTGAACTTAAGCATATTTATAGACAGGATAATCCAACATTCATTAATATTTTAAATGAGATACGAAACAACACATTAAGTAAGCATTCTGCTGAACATTTAAATAAGCAATATCAACCTAATTTCGTACCTAAAGATGACGATGGTTATATATCACTTACAACTCATAATTCAAAAGCTAGAGATGCCAATCTAAAAGCTCTAAATGATTTAAAAGGTAAGGCAAGAACATATAAAGCAAAAATAGAGGGTAAATATCCTGAGCATTCATTTCCTAATAAAGAGGAATTAAAATTAAAAGTTGGTGCTCAAGTAATGTTTATTAAAAACGATAGTTCACCTGAAAAGCGATATTACAACGGTAAGATTGGTAAAGTAATATTGTTAGACAAGGATGAAGTAGTAGTGCATTGTCCAGATGATGAATATAATATTGTAACGACATACGAGACTTGGGAAAATATAAAGTATAACATAGATGACAACACTAAATCTATAAATGAAGAAAAGATTGGTAGTTATTCCCAAATTCCTTTACGACTGGCTTGGTCAATAACCATCCACAAAAGTCAAGGTTTAACGTTTGAGAAGGCCATTATAGATGCGGAGGATGCTTTTGCACACGGCCAAACTTATGTGGCACTAAGCCGTTGCAAATCTTTAGAAGGGTTAATCCTTAAGAGTAAAATATCGGCCAGTCAAATTATAAGTGATTCTAATGTTTTGTCTTTTAATGAAGAAACTGAAGCAAATCAACCCAATGAAACTATCCTGTTAGAGTCCCAACAATCGTATCAATTAGAATTAATTTCTGAAATTTTTAATTTTTACGATTTCCTATTTCCTATTAATAGAATATTGGATGTTTATTACAAAAATAGAAATAGCATTGAAGGGCAAATAGAAGTTCCGTTGGCAGCTATTAAGAACACAGTAACAAACTTTCTAAAGGTTAGTAATAGTTTCAATAATCAATTAAAAGCCTTAGTTAATGATGCTGAACTTCCAGAAAAATCCCATAATATTCAAGAGCGTTTTACAAAAGGCATTGCGTATTTTATAGAAACTACAAAAGCCAATATTCAAAAACAGTTACAATCTTTTAGTTTCTCAACAGACAATAAAGCTTTAGATAAGGATATTACCAAACAGTTAGATACACTTGAAGAATTATTAACAACCAAGCTTTTGTATTTTGAAGGTTTGAAAAACGGATTTAATACTATATCATTTTTAAAACTTAGATCTGATGCTGTTTTTTTAACCAAGCAACAGCCAAAAAAACAACGTAAAACAGTTATTGAAGGCACACAAAATGTAAAGTTATTTGAACTACTTAAAGCATTGCGTCATAATATAGCTTTACGAGAAGATGTTGCCCACTATCAGGTTTTTACTCAGAAGTCTTTGTACGCTATGTGCGAATTGCTACCTACAATATCACAAGAACTCAAAGCTGTTCATGGTATGGGAAAGACTCGTGTAAAAAAGTATGGCGCTGAAATTATAGAAGTAATTACAGAATATATCAATGATAATAACATAGAAGTTACTAACGCAGTTACTCTAGAAGATCAAAAGCCAAAACGTCAAAGAGGAGATTCTCAAAAAGAATCTCTAAAACTGTTTAAAGAAGGAAAAACCATTGAAGAAATAGCAAATCACAGAGAGTTAAATGAGAATACCATTTTTGGACATTTAGCTGGTTTTATTCCTTCAGGAAAAATAAAGCTTACAGATTTAATGACTGAAGACTATTATTTAGAATTAAAAACTGAAATACCTAAAAAGACATTCGAAAACTTATCAGATCTAAAACATCAATTGGATGATAAATTTTCATATGCAGAAATACGCTTAGTACTCAATGAATTATCCGAAAACTAA
- a CDS encoding putative porin, whose translation MRTRLLAIILGLFLANANAQVKLTGANAPKRGSVNDSTDVKRSRGFKDLATINMYLQYNTEVDTSIVDTTLTIKKDYKFNYLQKDNFGLMPFANIGQTYNSLTINAINDETNPLFGARARHFNYFEDEYIKYYEVPTPWTRLTYKTAFEQGQMLDAFFAVNLSKQLNFSIAYKGLRSLGNYQNALTSTGNFRFNTNYKTKNKRYKANGHIVMQDLLNQENGGIKDEDIENFTSGDEEFLDRSVFDMNFENAENILEGKRFFLNHSYDIISKKDSISNNRLTIVNQVSFEDKYFQFYQNSPSRTYFGDAFTGRINDKVTLEDFKTKVYVEYINNILGEIGFGINYTDVNYGYNSIVLFLDETMPNRIKANYLGVDASYNKTIKSISLKSKASLNLSDEFVGSYIDAELGLKLNDDIIVSGGINISSKLPNYNYLLYQSDYINYNWYNLNEFKNINTQQLRFNIESQKFFNASLDISNIENYTYFNLQEINEDGVRIIKPEQYTSSLQYLRLKAQREFKVGNFALDNTIMYQNVISDTDVLNVPTLITRNTLYYSNHVFKKAMQLQTGITFNYFTEYNMNGYDPVLAEFYTQNTTKIGGFPRLDFFINAKVRQTRIFFKAEHFNSSFTGYDYFSAPNHPYRDFTIRFGLVWDFFL comes from the coding sequence ATGCGAACAAGACTTCTTGCAATAATCTTAGGGCTGTTTTTGGCTAACGCAAATGCGCAAGTTAAATTAACAGGTGCTAATGCGCCAAAAAGAGGTAGCGTAAATGATTCTACTGATGTTAAAAGGTCTAGAGGATTTAAAGACCTAGCTACAATAAATATGTATTTACAATATAATACTGAAGTAGATACGTCTATTGTTGATACCACTTTAACAATTAAAAAGGATTACAAATTCAATTATTTACAAAAAGATAATTTTGGTTTAATGCCCTTTGCTAATATAGGTCAGACCTACAATTCTCTAACCATTAATGCTATAAATGATGAAACGAACCCTTTGTTTGGGGCAAGAGCTAGACATTTTAATTATTTTGAAGATGAGTATATCAAATATTATGAGGTGCCAACTCCATGGACAAGACTTACATATAAAACAGCTTTCGAACAAGGGCAAATGTTAGATGCCTTTTTTGCTGTAAATCTTTCAAAACAATTAAATTTTTCCATCGCATATAAAGGTTTAAGGTCGCTGGGAAATTATCAGAACGCATTAACGAGTACAGGTAACTTTAGGTTCAATACTAATTACAAGACTAAGAATAAACGGTATAAGGCAAATGGCCATATTGTAATGCAAGATTTGCTCAACCAAGAGAATGGGGGAATTAAAGATGAGGATATTGAAAATTTTACCTCAGGTGATGAGGAGTTTTTAGATAGGTCTGTTTTTGATATGAATTTCGAAAATGCAGAAAATATTTTGGAAGGTAAGCGGTTTTTCTTGAATCATTCATACGATATTATTAGCAAAAAAGATTCAATTAGTAATAATAGGCTTACAATAGTAAATCAAGTTTCTTTTGAAGATAAATATTTTCAATTTTATCAAAACTCACCTTCAAGGACTTATTTTGGTGATGCGTTTACAGGTAGAATTAATGATAAAGTTACATTAGAAGATTTCAAAACAAAAGTTTATGTCGAATACATAAATAATATTTTAGGAGAAATCGGTTTCGGGATAAACTACACAGATGTTAATTACGGATACAATAGCATAGTTTTATTTTTAGACGAGACAATGCCTAATAGAATTAAAGCTAATTATTTAGGGGTAGATGCGTCATACAACAAAACCATAAAGTCAATAAGTTTAAAAAGTAAAGCAAGTCTAAATTTATCAGATGAGTTTGTAGGAAGTTACATTGATGCAGAACTTGGTTTAAAACTTAATGATGATATTATTGTTTCTGGAGGAATTAACATTAGTTCTAAACTGCCAAATTATAATTATCTACTATATCAAAGTGATTATATTAACTATAATTGGTATAATTTAAATGAATTTAAAAATATCAATACACAACAGTTAAGGTTTAATATTGAATCTCAAAAATTCTTTAATGCATCTTTAGATATTTCCAATATAGAAAATTATACCTATTTTAATTTACAAGAAATTAATGAAGATGGAGTTAGAATAATTAAACCAGAACAATATACTAGTTCATTACAATACCTAAGATTAAAAGCTCAAAGAGAGTTCAAAGTGGGGAACTTTGCTTTAGACAATACAATAATGTATCAAAATGTTATAAGTGATACTGACGTATTAAATGTTCCAACACTCATTACCAGAAATACACTTTATTATTCTAATCACGTATTCAAGAAAGCCATGCAGCTTCAAACAGGAATAACATTTAATTATTTCACAGAATATAATATGAATGGTTACGATCCTGTTTTGGCTGAGTTTTATACTCAGAATACAACTAAGATAGGTGGTTTTCCAAGGCTAGACTTTTTTATTAATGCAAAAGTAAGGCAAACACGCATTTTCTTTAAAGCAGAACATTTCAATTCTTCATTTACTGGCTATGACTATTTCTCGGCACCTAATCACCCATACAGAGATTTTACGATACGTTTTGGTTTGGTTTGGGATTTCTTTTTATAG